One Pullulanibacillus sp. KACC 23026 DNA segment encodes these proteins:
- a CDS encoding ABC transporter permease encodes MASYIIRRILVAIPLLLGISIISFAIIHLAPGDPTSLLMDPHIKPSDRVAFIHAYGLDQPVYIQYFKWLWQMLQGNFGDSLIHQGVTVSSLILSRLPNTLLLMVVSALLAFIISIPFGILSATRPYTITDYTVTTVSFLGIATPNFWIGLVLLMFFAVQHPIFPAGGVQTLNAPFSIWDRIHHLILPAFVLATADMAGLTRYSRSSMIEVLRQDYIRTARAKGFRGSRVVYKHGLRNSLMPVITIIGLIIPSFIGGAVVVESIFNWPGIGLLFLDAAFQRDYPVIMALTMISATLVVIGNLIADILYAIVDPRIEY; translated from the coding sequence TTGGCATCATACATCATCCGACGCATTTTGGTGGCGATCCCGTTATTACTTGGCATATCCATTATCTCTTTTGCAATCATTCATTTAGCACCGGGTGACCCTACCTCTTTATTAATGGATCCGCATATTAAACCATCAGATCGTGTAGCTTTTATCCATGCCTATGGACTTGATCAACCCGTCTACATTCAATACTTCAAATGGTTATGGCAGATGTTGCAAGGGAATTTTGGTGACTCACTTATTCACCAAGGCGTAACAGTAAGCAGTTTAATACTCAGTCGACTCCCTAACACACTGCTTTTAATGGTGGTATCTGCTCTTCTTGCCTTTATCATCTCAATTCCATTTGGCATTCTATCTGCAACACGGCCTTATACCATAACAGATTACACCGTTACAACGGTTTCTTTTCTTGGTATTGCAACACCTAACTTTTGGATCGGCCTTGTCCTTCTTATGTTCTTTGCCGTTCAGCACCCGATTTTCCCAGCCGGCGGTGTCCAAACTTTGAATGCACCGTTTAGCATTTGGGATCGAATCCATCACCTCATCCTCCCTGCTTTTGTGCTGGCAACAGCCGATATGGCTGGTCTAACACGCTATTCGCGCTCAAGCATGATTGAAGTATTAAGACAGGACTACATTCGTACAGCCCGAGCAAAAGGCTTTAGAGGAAGTCGAGTTGTGTATAAGCATGGTCTTCGAAATAGTCTCATGCCCGTTATTACGATTATCGGTTTGATTATCCCTTCCTTTATTGGCGGTGCGGTAGTTGTCGAGTCTATCTTTAACTGGCCTGGAATTGGTCTTTTGTTCCTTGATGCCGCCTTCCAACGAGATTATCCTGTCATCATGGCACTTACTATGATTTCTGCAACACTTGTTGTCATAGGTAACCTCATTGCTGATATTCTTTATGCGATTGTCGACCCACGAATTGAGTATTAA
- a CDS encoding peptide-binding protein, producing the protein MKKSRSLILLLSIVVVLSLVLSACGSTSKTSSQTDTKNTDSTKTSSGKPQDGGDLIVGSIGSPTTFNPYYSTDIPSGDIEGFIFNGLTTVDKNLKPVGDLAKSWDVSSDGLTYTFHLKSGVKWQDGKPFTADDVVFSYNIPRSKDYTGARGSDFEQIKDIKALDSSTVQITLKEPYAPFLTTTCSYGILPKHILGDVPIKEMDKADFNTKDPIGTGPYKFVEWKDGQYVKVEKNPDYFDGPAHINTITYKIVPDANALLTQFQAGDIDYMDLQSTDLATGQNLVQQGKAKIQTTLALDYTFIGYNEQNPLFKDPKVRQALTYALDRNKIIKSVLNGDGKIANTPGSPLEKWAYNPDVPSFDYNPAKAKKLLAEAGWKPGPDGILEKDGKKFSFTIKTNQGNTAREQIAQVAQQMWKQIGVEATPKIEEWSAFIQEVTTKPWKFDACILGWSLSVDPDPTAIFASSQAENGLNFVHYSDPAMDKLMAENTSITDQTKRGEVIKQIQAGIAQDQPYSFLYYPNAHIMYNPKLQNVQQLSAADYYHIKDWWIKQN; encoded by the coding sequence TTGAAGAAGAGTCGTTCACTTATACTCTTATTATCTATCGTTGTTGTCCTGTCACTCGTCTTAAGCGCTTGTGGCAGCACAAGTAAAACAAGCAGTCAAACGGACACTAAAAACACGGATTCAACTAAAACAAGTTCTGGAAAGCCGCAAGACGGCGGTGACCTCATTGTCGGTTCGATCGGTTCTCCAACTACATTTAACCCTTACTATTCTACTGATATACCAAGCGGTGATATTGAAGGCTTTATCTTTAATGGTCTCACAACGGTGGATAAAAACCTAAAACCCGTCGGTGACTTAGCAAAAAGCTGGGATGTTTCATCAGATGGCTTAACTTACACGTTCCATTTAAAATCAGGCGTCAAATGGCAAGACGGAAAGCCTTTCACAGCTGATGACGTCGTATTCTCTTATAACATTCCTAGAAGCAAAGATTACACGGGGGCGCGGGGTTCTGATTTTGAACAAATCAAAGACATCAAGGCTCTCGATTCTTCAACGGTCCAAATTACTTTAAAGGAACCCTATGCACCATTTCTAACGACAACATGTTCCTATGGGATTTTACCTAAACACATTTTAGGGGATGTGCCTATTAAAGAAATGGATAAGGCTGACTTCAACACGAAAGACCCAATTGGTACCGGTCCATATAAGTTTGTTGAATGGAAAGACGGTCAATATGTAAAGGTTGAAAAGAACCCCGACTACTTTGATGGTCCGGCTCACATCAACACGATCACTTACAAAATCGTCCCAGATGCCAACGCCCTTTTAACCCAATTCCAAGCTGGCGATATTGATTATATGGATCTTCAATCAACAGACCTCGCAACCGGCCAAAATCTTGTCCAGCAAGGTAAAGCTAAAATCCAAACAACCTTAGCTCTTGACTACACATTCATTGGTTATAATGAGCAGAATCCTTTGTTCAAAGATCCTAAAGTACGCCAAGCCTTAACTTATGCATTAGATCGTAATAAAATAATTAAATCCGTTTTAAACGGGGATGGCAAAATCGCCAACACACCTGGATCTCCACTTGAAAAATGGGCATACAATCCAGATGTCCCTTCTTTTGACTATAACCCGGCGAAAGCTAAGAAACTTCTGGCCGAAGCAGGTTGGAAGCCTGGTCCAGATGGCATATTAGAAAAAGACGGTAAGAAATTCTCTTTCACTATTAAAACGAACCAAGGGAATACAGCACGTGAGCAAATTGCTCAAGTTGCTCAGCAAATGTGGAAACAAATTGGTGTGGAAGCCACTCCAAAAATTGAAGAGTGGAGTGCCTTTATTCAAGAAGTTACGACAAAACCATGGAAGTTCGATGCCTGTATCTTAGGCTGGTCTCTTAGTGTTGACCCAGATCCAACAGCAATCTTTGCTTCCTCACAAGCTGAAAATGGTCTCAACTTTGTCCATTACTCAGACCCGGCAATGGATAAATTAATGGCAGAAAACACATCCATTACTGATCAAACGAAGCGCGGAGAAGTCATTAAGCAAATTCAAGCTGGTATTGCTCAAGATCAACCTTATTCCTTCTTGTACTATCCAAATGCGCACATCATGTACAATCCTAAGCTACAAAATGTTCAACAGCTCTCAGCAGCTGACTACTACCACATCAAAGATTGGTGGATTAAACAAAACTAA
- a CDS encoding dipeptide ABC transporter ATP-binding protein translates to MTTETQTSQENGLGSNQDYLLEVNDLKKHFPIKSGVMRKTVGQVKAVDGFSLKVKKGETVGIVGESGCGKSTAGRSIIRLYEPTDGQIIFKGKDISHASENDLRKTVRRDIQMIFQDPYASLNPRKTLEKTLMEPLHTHNILNNRKEREQRVQELLETVGLNSSFMNRYPHEFSGGQRQRIGIARALALRPDLIIADEAVSALDVSIQAQIVNLMQDLQKDFDLTYLFISHDLSIVRHISDRVAVMYLGKMMEVAPKDSLYSNPLHPYTQALLSAVPVPMKEGVAKKERIVLKGELPSPANPPSGCVFHTRCPMAMDICREVIPAFKEKSTEHFVACHLYS, encoded by the coding sequence ATGACGACAGAAACACAGACTTCACAAGAAAATGGCCTTGGTAGCAATCAGGATTATCTTCTCGAAGTCAACGATTTAAAGAAACATTTCCCTATCAAATCCGGTGTCATGAGAAAAACGGTTGGACAAGTAAAAGCAGTGGATGGGTTTTCGTTAAAGGTTAAAAAAGGGGAAACGGTTGGAATTGTCGGAGAATCCGGCTGTGGAAAATCAACTGCCGGGCGATCCATTATTCGCCTTTATGAACCAACAGACGGACAAATTATCTTTAAGGGAAAAGATATTTCACATGCCTCTGAAAATGACCTTAGAAAAACCGTTCGCCGTGATATTCAAATGATATTCCAGGATCCCTACGCCTCCTTAAATCCAAGAAAAACCTTAGAAAAAACGTTGATGGAGCCTCTCCACACCCACAATATTCTTAATAATCGGAAAGAAAGGGAGCAACGCGTACAGGAACTGCTTGAAACGGTTGGTCTTAACTCTAGTTTTATGAACCGATACCCTCATGAATTTTCGGGCGGTCAGCGCCAACGGATTGGCATTGCACGTGCGCTTGCCCTTCGTCCGGATCTCATCATTGCCGATGAAGCCGTCTCAGCACTCGACGTCTCCATCCAGGCTCAAATTGTTAATCTGATGCAGGATCTTCAGAAAGACTTTGATCTCACCTACCTATTTATCTCGCATGATCTTAGCATTGTCCGTCATATCAGTGATCGCGTTGCTGTTATGTATCTCGGAAAAATGATGGAGGTTGCACCTAAAGATTCACTTTATAGCAATCCGTTACACCCCTATACGCAAGCCTTACTTTCTGCGGTCCCTGTGCCTATGAAAGAAGGGGTTGCTAAGAAAGAGCGAATTGTCTTGAAAGGGGAATTGCCGAGTCCCGCCAACCCTCCAAGCGGCTGTGTGTTCCATACACGTTGTCCAATGGCGATGGATATTTGCCGAGAAGTGATCCCTGCCTTTAAAGAAAAATCAACTGAGCATTTTGTCGCTTGTCATCTCTACTCTTGA